TCTCTGGGTCTCTCCTCCAGAGCCAAAGAGCCAGTCCTCTCAGAGGCACCACGAGGGTAAGATGACGTTCCCCCCCAACGACCAGTATTACCCCCAACGCAGCGACAGCCAGTCCCAGGCCAGGTACCCCCAACGCAGCGACAGCCAGTCCCAGGCCAGGTACCCCCAACGCAGCGACAGCCAGTCCCAGGGCAGGTACCCCCAACGCAGCGACAGCCAGTCCCAGGGCAGGTACCCCCAACGCAGCGATAGCCGCAACGACAGGTCAGACAATAGGAATGACTCATCCAGGAATGACACATCACGCaaggagagaaatgagagagcaGACTTCAGGAAGGAGAGGAACGGCGGACCACCACGCTTCCAGAGGGATAGTGAAAAGGATTTCCCTAAACCTGGCCACGACCCCTCCACCACCCCATCCAGCCCTTCCCCAGCTCCGGCTCCAGcagggggccaggagagagcccAGGACAGAGGCCAGGAAAGGGGCCAGACACAGGAGAAGGCCCCtcctggaggtggaggagggtcagagaggtggagagaggcccAGAATGAGAGACAAGCAGCCAGGGAGGCCAGAGGACAGACATCAGTGTTCTGCCCTGCTACGTACCCCGCCCCTGGCCAGAGGAACAGAGAACCCAGAGACAGAACCCAGGGGGATCCTTCTGGATCTGGAACATTCCAGCAGGGAATCAGAGTAGGTTCTAGTTCTGGGTCCGGAGGGTTCCAGAACCAAAGTCGGAGAGAGCAGCACTCGGTACCTGATCTGTCGTTTAataagagaggagaaggaggaggaggaggaggaggaggaggggtgaagcAGGACAACGGACCAGCACCAGCTGCCTCTAAACCAGGCCAGCACCAGACAGAGTCCAGTTCTAACACTGTATCAGAACATAAAGGGATCCACAGATCTGACAGCAGGTATGGACACTTGATTAGACTTAATTATGAATGTCCTCCCAGTGTCAATGTCATCTGTGTTTATGAACACGGTGTGCGAGGCTGACTGTTTTTTAATGTGTACGCAATGTTTTTCATTCTTGTACGGTGATGATGCCAGTAGAAAAGGTGCATCCTGGGATGGACAGtgaagttgtgttgttgtgtgttgtagAGCTGAGCCCAACtgcagaaggagaggaggggggaagttCCACAGGGAAAGGCCCAACTCTGACAACTTTGACCGTTACCGGGACAACGGACCTTTGAACTCTTCGAACTCGTGGGTTGGGCAAGAGAAGGACTCTAGCGCTGGGGCGCAGGACGGGGTCGTGTCCCGTGGTGAGTCTCGTCCAGTGAAAGGCCAAGTGGGCGGCGGACCGGGCTCAGGGCCACACCTCCAGAACGGTGACTCGTCAACGGAACACAGGACAGGGCCAATCAAACAACAGAACTCCTCCTCTGGTCCTGCCCCCACGGGGAGGGAGGAGCCACATAACTGGAACAGCACTAACCCTGCCCATAACAACTCCAACACCGCCCCCAAGAAGAGGTCAGGGCAGATCAAAGGGCAGAGGTCAGACCAGGGTCAGGTTGGGTCCATGGAGCCTGCAGTGTGTCAAGGCCCGGGGAACTGGAAACCAGGAGACCAGGTTTTAGCTCTCTACTGGGAAGATAACAAGGTAGGAGGGAGGCTGCTTCAACAACTATATTAAACACTGTAATGATGTTTACATATCAATGGAAGGGACGACAATCAGTTATATTGGAATCTCCTCAAGTAAATAAACCAAATAGCCCTTTCAGAAGGCAATTCATTTGACGATATTAAACGCTGTTTACATTATTGAGTTTGATATAACGTTCAACACTTTCCCAAAGCTTTACATACATGTTAGACGTGTTCCTGGACAGAATAGACTGGTTGTATGCTGTTTATAATGAAACCTCTGTCTAGTTCTACAGGTCCAGGATAGATGCTGTGTATAATGAAACCTCTGTCTAGTTCTACAGGTCCAGGATAGATGCTGTGTATAATGAAACCTCTGTCTAGTTCTCCAGGTCCAGGATAGATGCTGTGTATAATGAAACCTCTGTCTAGTTCTCCAGGTCCAGGATAGATGCTGTGTATAATGAAACCTCTGTCTAGTTCTCCAGGTCCAGGATAGATGCTGTGTATAATGAAACCTCTGTCTAGTTCTACAGGTCCAGGATAGATGCTGTGTATAATGAAACCTCTGTCTAGTTCTCCAGGTCCAGGATAGATGCTGTGTATAATGAAACCTCTGTCTAGTTCTACAGGTCCAGGATAGATGCTGTGTATAATGAAACCTCTGTGTAGTTCTCCAGGTCCAGGATAGATGCTGTGTATAATGAAACCTCTGTCTAGTTCTCCAGGTCCAGGATAGATGCTGTGTATAATGAAACCTCTGTCTAGTTCTCCAGGTCCAGGATAGATGCTGTGTATAATGAAACCTCTGTCTAGTTCTCCAGGTCCAGGATAGATGCTGTGTATAATGAAACCTCTGTCTAGTTCTCCAGGTCCAGGATAGATGCTGTGTATAATGAAACCTCTGTGTCTAGTTCTACAGGTCCAGGATAGATGCTGTGCATCCCTCTGGTTCCACGGCGGTCGTGACCTTTACTGAGTATGGAAACTGTGAGGAGGTCCTTCTGCACAACATCAAACCTGTCAACATGGACTTCTGGGTAAGTATCTATGGGACTGCAGGGTTCTATCTCAACTCACCTTTCCATATGATGCCTCacaatcctctctcctctccagcttcTCAACCGTATTGGACGATaaggtccaaggtccctccccCTATACCGTCTCCTCTAATGGGGGTTTGACGATGAGCCTACAGTATGTTCTGCCTAAAGGAAATCCTCCGTTCCGTCTAAGATGAAGCTACATATTTAGTTGTGAATACATAGACTGAGACAACATGGTTTGCCTTAAGGAAGATATCTATCAGTCGGCCTGATATATAGAATCTGATAAACCAGGGCCCTGTATTCACAGtgtctgatctaggatcagggtcctgCCTGTCAAAATACACTCTTTATTCAGTATGATCTAAAAAgcccaaactgatcctagatctgttatGTGTGGTGGCAGAAGGAAGAGGCGGGGTTAGAGTACCGGCGCGGGGGCGACGGTCAGCCTAGGAGCGCCACGAGGACGCGGCCCACAGTCCTGTATTACCAGCCGCCCAGGGCCAGGGACTGACTGACCGATCACAGCATGACTGGGTTACGGTACGGACACGCACCACATGACTGGGGTTACGGTACGGACACGCACCACATGACTGGGGTTACGGTACGGACACGCACCACATGACTGGGTTACGGTACGGACACGCACCACATGACTGGGTTAACGGTACGGACACGCACCACATGACTGGGTTACGGTACGGACACGCACCACACGACTGGGTTACGGTATGGACACGCACCACATGACTGGGTTACGGTACGGACACGCACCACATGACTGGGGTTACGGTACGGACACGCACCACATGACTGGGGTTACGGTACGGACACGCACCACATGACTGGGTTACGGTACGGACACGCACCACATGACTGGGGTTACGGTACGGACACGCACCACATGACTGGGGTTACGGTACGGACACGCACCACATGACTGGGGTTACGGTACGGACACGCACCACATGACTGGGGTTACGGTACGGACACGCACCACATGACTGGGTTACGGTACGGACACGCACCACATGACTGGGTTGCAGTACGGACACGCACCACATGACTGGGTTACGGTACGGACACGCACCACATGACTGGGTTACGGTACGGACACGCACCACATGACTGAGTTAACGGTACGGACACGCACCACATCACTGGGCTACGGTACGGACACGCACCACATGACTGGGTTACGGTACGGACACGCACCACATGACTGGGGTTACGGTACGGACACGCACCACATGACTGGGTTACGGTACGGACACGCACCACATGACTGGGGTTACGGTACGGACACGCACCACATGACTGGGGTTACGGTACGGACACGCACCACATGACTGGGGTTACGGTACGGACACGCACCACATGACTGGGTTACGGTACGGACACGCACCACATGCCTGGGTTACGGTACGGACACGCACCACATGACTGGGTTACGGTACGGACACGCACCACATGACTGGGTTACGGTACGGACACTGGGTTACGGTACGGACACGCACCACATGACTGGGTTAACGGTACGGACACGCACCACATGACTGGGTTACGGTACGGACACGCACCACATGACTGGGTTACGGTACGGACACGCACCACATGACTGGGTTACGGTACGGACACGCACCACATGACTGGGTTACGGTACGGACACAGGGTTACACCTTTACACCACATGACTGGGTTACGGTACGGACACGCACCACATGACTGGGTTACGGTACGGACACGCACCACATGACTGGGTTACGGTACGGACA
The window above is part of the Coregonus clupeaformis isolate EN_2021a unplaced genomic scaffold, ASM2061545v1 scaf1139, whole genome shotgun sequence genome. Proteins encoded here:
- the LOC123486325 gene encoding tudor domain-containing protein 3-like, translating into MTFPPNDQYYPQRSDSQSQARYPQRSDSQSQARYPQRSDSQSQGRYPQRSDSQSQGRYPQRSDSRNDRSDNRNDSSRNDTSRKERNERADFRKERNGGPPRFQRDSEKDFPKPGHDPSTTPSSPSPAPAPAGGQERAQDRGQERGQTQEKAPPGGGGGSERWREAQNERQAAREARGQTSVFCPATYPAPGQRNREPRDRTQGDPSGSGTFQQGIRVGSSSGSGGFQNQSRREQHSVPDLSFNKRGEGGGGGGGGGVKQDNGPAPAASKPGQHQTESSSNTVSEHKGIHRSDSRAEPNCRRRGGGKFHRERPNSDNFDRYRDNGPLNSSNSWVGQEKDSSAGAQDGVVSRGESRPVKGQVGGGPGSGPHLQNGDSSTEHRTGPIKQQNSSSGPAPTGREEPHNWNSTNPAHNNSNTAPKKRSGQIKGQRSDQGQVGSMEPAVCQGPGNWKPGDQVLALYWEDNKFYRSRIDAVHPSGSTAVVTFTEYGNCEEVLLHNIKPVNMDFWKEEAGLEYRRGGDGQPRSATRTRPTVLYYQPPRARD